One region of Caldimonas thermodepolymerans genomic DNA includes:
- a CDS encoding helix-turn-helix domain-containing protein gives MHESVKRLLEYARQVTQFDQQPVIDFAGLGRRMGVSRQTLTNWKRRGVSKEGALQAEAAFGCSAQWILTGEGDAHASTAQPLAGQALVIDEALRSLGPEARHEVLEYIRYKIERATGPHISARRDRFLAALDKLAEAHEACTQREAPRARR, from the coding sequence ATGCACGAATCCGTGAAGCGGCTGCTCGAGTACGCGCGTCAGGTCACGCAGTTCGATCAACAACCGGTGATCGACTTTGCTGGCCTGGGCCGCCGCATGGGCGTGTCAAGGCAGACGCTCACCAACTGGAAGCGCCGCGGCGTGTCCAAGGAAGGCGCCCTGCAAGCCGAGGCTGCCTTTGGGTGCTCGGCGCAGTGGATCTTGACCGGGGAAGGCGATGCGCACGCGTCGACGGCCCAGCCGCTGGCAGGTCAGGCGCTGGTCATTGACGAAGCACTGCGCAGCCTCGGACCGGAGGCCAGGCACGAGGTGCTTGAGTACATCCGCTACAAGATCGAGCGCGCCACCGGCCCACACATCTCGGCGCGGCGAGACAGGTTTCTGGCCGCACTCGACAAGCTCGCCGAGGCGCACGAAGCCTGCACGCAGCGCGAAGCGCCACGCGCCAGGCGCTGA
- a CDS encoding TIGR03013 family XrtA/PEP-CTERM system glycosyltransferase, whose product MKVFRLFHHHVALSTLLELFADSLLCFLAALFIASALHMVPNGGDALAQSGMVWLAGGFAAVMLLLYASVGLYRRGTRSMGLGTLIQRAMLAIALGACITYLLFDSVAGEASPGYVVGLAMVYLLVGLVVVRAVIYMVQKAVGVPRVLIIGTGEDAQAVARDLATHSRIERQVVGFYPTTERTEGMRPDQRVFSRDRSIEEIVAEHDIDEIIVAVREQRGGALPMDQLLACRIAGTPILDLAGFYERARAEVPIDSLKASWLIYSQGFVQGPARRFAKRAFDIVTSATLLLLTSPIMLLTAIAIRLDSPGPIIYRQERVGLGGRTFMCLKFRSMTVDAEKDGVARWASQNDSRVTRVGAFIRKTRIDELPQLLSVLKGEMSMVGPRPERPSFVQQLREQIPFYDLRHSVKPGVTGWAQVRYSYGASVEDARRKHQYDLYYVKNNSLFLDILVLIETVSVVLFREGSR is encoded by the coding sequence ATGAAGGTGTTCCGGCTCTTTCATCACCACGTTGCCCTGTCCACGCTGTTGGAGCTGTTTGCCGACAGCCTGCTGTGTTTTCTGGCGGCGCTGTTCATCGCGTCCGCCCTGCACATGGTGCCCAACGGTGGTGATGCCCTGGCCCAGTCCGGCATGGTCTGGCTGGCCGGCGGGTTTGCCGCGGTGATGCTGCTGCTGTATGCGTCGGTCGGCCTGTATCGTCGCGGCACCCGCTCGATGGGCCTGGGCACGCTGATCCAGCGCGCCATGCTCGCCATCGCCCTGGGGGCCTGCATCACCTACCTCCTGTTCGATTCGGTGGCCGGCGAGGCGTCTCCGGGCTACGTGGTCGGCCTGGCCATGGTGTACCTGCTGGTGGGCCTGGTCGTCGTGCGGGCCGTGATCTACATGGTGCAGAAGGCCGTCGGCGTGCCGCGCGTGCTGATCATCGGCACCGGCGAGGATGCCCAGGCCGTGGCGCGCGACCTGGCGACCCACAGCCGCATCGAACGCCAGGTCGTCGGCTTCTATCCGACCACCGAACGCACCGAAGGCATGCGCCCCGACCAGCGCGTGTTCTCGCGCGACCGTTCGATCGAGGAGATCGTTGCCGAGCACGACATCGACGAGATCATCGTCGCGGTGCGTGAGCAGCGCGGTGGCGCGCTGCCGATGGACCAGCTGCTGGCCTGCCGCATCGCCGGCACGCCGATCCTGGACCTGGCCGGCTTCTACGAACGCGCCCGTGCCGAAGTGCCCATCGACAGCCTCAAGGCCAGCTGGCTGATCTACAGCCAGGGCTTCGTGCAGGGGCCGGCGCGTCGCTTCGCCAAGCGCGCGTTCGACATCGTCACCTCGGCGACGCTGCTGCTGCTGACCTCGCCCATCATGCTGCTGACGGCGATCGCGATCCGCCTGGACAGCCCGGGACCGATCATCTACCGCCAGGAGCGTGTCGGCCTGGGCGGCCGCACCTTCATGTGCCTGAAGTTCCGCAGCATGACGGTCGACGCCGAAAAGGACGGCGTGGCGCGCTGGGCCTCGCAGAACGACTCGCGGGTCACGCGCGTGGGCGCCTTCATCCGCAAGACCCGCATCGACGAGTTGCCCCAGCTGCTGAGCGTGCTCAAGGGCGAAATGAGCATGGTCGGTCCGCGCCCTGAGCGTCCCAGCTTCGTGCAGCAGCTGCGCGAGCAGATCCCCTTCTACGACCTGCGTCACAGCGTCAAGCCGGGCGTGACGGGCTGGGCCCAGGTGCGCTACAGCTACGGCGCTTCGGTGGAGGACGCGCGCCGCAAGCACCAGTACGACTTGTACTACGTGAAGAACAACTCGCTGTTCCTCGACATCCTGGTGCTGATCGAAACGGTCAGCGTGGTGCTGTTCCGCGAAGGGTCGCGCTGA
- a CDS encoding XrtA/PEP-CTERM system exopolysaccharide export protein produces MRAGLIAVLAAFIALLAGCGSIGNYPPAPAVVDAPDHRYKIGALDTLNIVVWRNPELSTTVTVRPDGRISTPLVEDVMAAGRDPADLARELEKVLSKYIRDPVVTIVVSGFQGTFSEQIRIVGEAARPQAVPYRQNMTILDVMIQAGGLTDFADGNGAVLVRGAEGGKQYSLRLNDLLKRGDISANVGVMPGDIIIVPQSWF; encoded by the coding sequence ATGCGTGCAGGTCTCATCGCTGTTCTTGCTGCCTTCATCGCCCTGCTTGCCGGCTGCGGCAGCATCGGCAACTACCCGCCGGCGCCCGCCGTCGTCGATGCGCCCGATCATCGCTACAAGATCGGTGCGCTGGACACGCTCAACATCGTGGTCTGGCGCAACCCCGAGCTGTCGACCACGGTCACCGTACGTCCGGACGGCCGCATCTCGACGCCGCTGGTCGAGGACGTGATGGCGGCCGGCCGCGACCCGGCCGACCTGGCGCGCGAGCTCGAGAAGGTGCTGTCGAAATACATCCGTGACCCGGTCGTGACCATCGTCGTCAGCGGCTTCCAGGGCACGTTCTCCGAGCAGATCCGCATCGTCGGCGAGGCGGCGCGTCCGCAGGCCGTGCCGTACCGCCAGAACATGACCATCCTGGACGTGATGATCCAGGCCGGCGGGCTGACCGACTTTGCCGACGGCAATGGGGCGGTGCTGGTGCGCGGCGCCGAAGGCGGCAAGCAGTACAGCCTGCGCCTGAACGACCTGCTCAAGCGCGGTGACATCTCGGCCAACGTCGGCGTGATGCCGGGCGACATCATCATCGTGCCGCAAAGCTGGTTCTGA
- a CDS encoding XrtA system polysaccharide chain length determinant: MDTTELLRQIRTILRGMWRRRWWGLAAACVTAVLGGVVVAVIQDRYEASSRVYVDTQSVLKPLMAGLAFQPDIDQQVRMLARTLVSRPNVERLMDSPEIGLAPADPRDREKVLMRLMDRIKVNPSGGGNLYTISYRDTSPERARRLVEGLVNLFMESSIDSKARDSQEASRFIDEQIADYERKLVEAENRLKDFKLRNFGMTGVSNQDYFARISELSDQVSKLRIELSAAEQSRDALRRELASEEPQLPPDALPATGGAAMLSELDTRLEAQKRQLDELLRRYTEEHPDVVATRRTIAQIEEQRLREAQARGDKRGAATNPVFQRIRMALAEAEANVASLRTRLAAQQAQLDQIRARASRIPQVEAELAQLNRDYDVIRRNYEQLVARREAASLGVKIDQSSPLTDFRLVEPARVAPTPVFPSRKVLAVLVVLAAIGAGVAATFGLSQLSPSFDNERTLRELSGRPVLGTVSLVLSNAARVQQRRALVGFAGAVALFFVANAGWVAWVAFQSRV; the protein is encoded by the coding sequence ATGGATACGACTGAGCTTCTACGCCAGATCAGGACGATACTGCGGGGCATGTGGCGCCGGCGCTGGTGGGGCCTGGCCGCTGCGTGCGTCACGGCCGTGCTCGGTGGCGTGGTGGTGGCGGTCATTCAGGACCGCTACGAGGCCAGCTCGCGCGTCTACGTGGACACGCAGTCGGTGCTCAAGCCGCTGATGGCCGGGCTCGCCTTCCAGCCGGACATCGACCAGCAGGTGCGCATGCTGGCACGCACGCTGGTGTCGCGTCCGAACGTGGAGCGCCTGATGGACTCGCCGGAGATCGGCCTGGCACCGGCGGACCCGCGCGACCGGGAAAAGGTGCTGATGCGGCTGATGGACCGGATCAAGGTCAACCCGAGCGGTGGCGGCAACCTCTACACGATCAGCTACCGCGACACCAGTCCTGAACGGGCACGGCGCCTGGTCGAGGGCCTGGTGAACCTGTTCATGGAGTCCAGCATCGACAGCAAGGCGCGCGACTCCCAGGAGGCCAGCCGCTTCATCGACGAGCAGATCGCCGACTACGAGCGCAAGCTGGTCGAGGCGGAGAACCGCCTGAAGGACTTCAAGCTGCGCAACTTCGGCATGACCGGGGTGTCCAACCAGGATTACTTCGCGCGCATCTCCGAGCTGTCCGACCAGGTGAGCAAGCTGCGCATCGAGCTGAGCGCTGCCGAGCAGTCGCGCGACGCGTTGCGGCGCGAGCTGGCCTCCGAGGAACCCCAGCTGCCCCCGGATGCACTGCCGGCGACCGGCGGTGCGGCGATGCTGTCGGAGCTGGACACCCGCCTGGAGGCGCAGAAGCGTCAGCTCGACGAGCTGCTGCGACGCTACACCGAGGAGCACCCGGACGTGGTGGCGACGCGCCGCACGATCGCGCAGATCGAGGAGCAGCGTCTGCGCGAGGCCCAGGCCCGCGGCGACAAGCGCGGTGCGGCGACCAACCCGGTGTTCCAGCGCATCCGCATGGCGCTGGCCGAGGCCGAGGCCAACGTCGCGTCGCTGCGCACCCGGCTGGCGGCGCAGCAGGCCCAGCTGGACCAGATCCGTGCGCGGGCCTCGCGCATCCCGCAGGTCGAGGCGGAGCTGGCACAGCTGAACCGGGACTACGACGTGATCCGGCGCAACTACGAACAGCTCGTGGCCCGCCGGGAGGCCGCCTCGCTCGGGGTGAAGATCGACCAGAGCTCCCCGCTGACCGATTTCCGGCTCGTCGAGCCGGCCCGGGTCGCGCCGACCCCGGTGTTCCCCAGCCGCAAGGTGCTGGCGGTGCTGGTGGTGCTGGCGGCGATCGGCGCGGGCGTGGCCGCGACCTTCGGCCTGTCGCAACTGAGCCCGTCGTTCGACAACGAACGCACGCTGCGTGAACTGTCCGGCCGCCCGGTGCTGGGCACTGTGTCGCTGGTGCTGAGCAACGCGGCCCGGGTACAGCAGCGCCGCGCGTTGGTCGGCTTTGCCGGTGCGGTGGCGTTGTTCTTCGTGGCCAATGCGGGGTGGGTGGCCTGGGTCGCCTTCCAGAGCCGCGTGTGA